The following coding sequences lie in one Moritella viscosa genomic window:
- the adh1 gene encoding alcohol dehydrogenase — MSKTMKAIVMSAFGTPEVLSVATIAMPRPKNNEVLIKVEAAGINRLDHYIREGGVNPNINFPFILGSDAVGHVAELGSQVTQFTLGERVIPMPGYPVDPNDHDAEVLGTSKSYAIRGLIEHGAYAQYMVVPENCLLKETTGLPAELLAGLPMPLVTGVRAVKEVGEVKAGQYVLVHAGASSTGSMMIQVAKTLGAKVATTTRTDDKVEFLKSIGADLVISGNPDNTVELINEWTNSAGLDVVIDQLGGDSLRQSVEWVKPLGIVVLMGNVLGLESTIPVRSLFFPQKQIRGTLMGNVSDLEWGLEQVKNGNIKPQIDTVFTPEQATEAHQYLADGKALGLTVFKF, encoded by the coding sequence ATGTCTAAAACAATGAAAGCGATCGTGATGTCAGCATTTGGTACACCTGAAGTTTTATCTGTTGCTACTATTGCTATGCCTCGCCCTAAAAACAATGAAGTATTAATCAAAGTTGAAGCGGCTGGTATTAATCGTCTAGATCACTATATTCGCGAAGGCGGTGTAAACCCAAATATAAACTTTCCTTTTATTTTGGGCTCAGATGCCGTCGGTCATGTTGCTGAACTCGGCAGTCAAGTGACTCAATTTACCCTTGGAGAGCGCGTTATACCTATGCCTGGTTACCCTGTAGATCCGAACGATCATGATGCTGAAGTATTAGGGACATCAAAGTCGTACGCTATTCGTGGATTAATTGAGCACGGTGCTTATGCGCAATACATGGTTGTGCCTGAAAATTGTCTATTAAAAGAAACCACGGGACTACCAGCAGAATTATTAGCAGGGTTACCTATGCCATTAGTGACTGGGGTTAGGGCAGTAAAAGAAGTAGGGGAAGTTAAAGCGGGTCAATATGTACTTGTACATGCTGGCGCATCAAGTACTGGTTCAATGATGATCCAAGTTGCTAAAACACTGGGTGCAAAAGTTGCGACTACTACACGCACCGATGATAAAGTTGAATTCCTAAAATCCATTGGTGCCGATTTAGTGATTAGCGGTAATCCTGATAACACTGTTGAGTTAATTAATGAATGGACTAACAGCGCTGGTTTAGATGTTGTCATTGATCAATTAGGTGGAGATAGCCTTAGACAATCAGTTGAATGGGTTAAACCTTTAGGTATTGTTGTTTTAATGGGTAATGTTCTTGGATTAGAGTCAACGATCCCTGTCAGAAGTCTGTTTTTCCCACAAAAACAAATAAGAGGCACGCTGATGGGCAATGTAAGCGATCTCGAATGGGGGCTTGAACAAGTCAAAAACGGTAATATAAAACCCCAAATAGACACCGTATTTACGCCAGAACAGGCAACCGAAGCACACCAATACTTAGCCGATGGTAAAGCGCTAGGTTTAACGGTATTTAAATTTTGA
- a CDS encoding endoribonuclease L-PSP has protein sequence MVNFPLPDAPKPIGSYEPYIIRNGIGAISGQFPISDNKLIYTGKVGAELSLTDAKIAIEIATLNVLSQLKNATDNFATLDGILRMDAYIASVDGFYQQAEIINTASNLLIHVLGEKGKHARSAIAVSQLPLNSSVELVVTFVAGSK, from the coding sequence ATGGTGAATTTTCCGCTTCCTGATGCGCCTAAACCAATCGGCTCTTACGAACCCTACATTATACGTAATGGGATAGGGGCTATTTCAGGCCAGTTTCCAATTAGTGACAATAAGTTAATTTATACAGGGAAAGTAGGGGCTGAGTTATCGCTAACCGACGCAAAAATAGCAATTGAAATTGCGACATTAAATGTATTGTCGCAACTAAAAAATGCCACTGATAATTTTGCTACGCTTGATGGTATTTTAAGAATGGATGCTTATATCGCGAGCGTGGATGGTTTTTACCAGCAAGCTGAAATTATAAACACAGCCTCTAATTTACTTATACACGTATTAGGTGAGAAAGGAAAACATGCTAGAAGTGCGATAGCTGTATCGCAGTTGCCACTTAATTCAAGTGTTGAACTTGTTGTTACTTTCGTAGCAGGTTCAAAGTAA
- a CDS encoding membrane protein, which translates to MKFNLIENISIATATIALGIMAGFFWTYTFNVNLAMLNVDGKTYAEVQSLFNENVRHFMFFAFFFGAGAISFLAAAINYRHIGHISFWLISIAALIYILGIIVFTAKVNLPLNYYTESWNPSDLPVDWEMVRDSWNQANTIRVGTSFTAFVLGVCALCVRCSTK; encoded by the coding sequence GTGAAATTTAATTTAATTGAAAATATAAGCATCGCAACAGCTACTATTGCCCTCGGCATTATGGCTGGTTTCTTTTGGACATATACATTTAATGTAAACCTAGCAATGTTGAATGTAGATGGTAAAACGTATGCTGAGGTGCAATCTCTATTTAATGAAAATGTCCGACATTTTATGTTCTTTGCCTTTTTCTTTGGTGCGGGGGCCATTTCATTTTTAGCTGCCGCTATTAATTATAGACATATAGGGCATATTAGTTTCTGGCTAATCTCTATAGCTGCGCTTATCTATATTTTGGGTATTATAGTGTTTACGGCAAAAGTAAACTTGCCTTTAAATTATTATACTGAGTCATGGAATCCATCTGATTTACCAGTCGATTGGGAAATGGTAAGGGACTCATGGAATCAGGCGAACACGATACGTGTTGGTACTTCATTTACAGCGTTTGTGTTGGGAGTGTGTGCTTTATGTGTAAGGTGCAGCACTAAATAA
- a CDS encoding NnrU protein, whose translation MLSLILGLFLFLGIHSISIIAEDFRNSMAAKSENGWKAIYSLISVVGIVFIAKGYTALRLEPVLLYVPPYWLKHLTYSLMLPAMVLFLAPYLPGKIKQITKHPQLIAVKLWAISHLLVNGMLADVILFGAFLIWAGAARVSMKKRTPRVVPGLKVNGINDIIAIILGVVLTGLFIFYLHELLIGMPLAT comes from the coding sequence ATGTTGAGTTTAATCTTAGGCTTATTCCTATTTCTCGGAATTCATTCAATATCTATCATTGCTGAAGACTTCAGAAACAGTATGGCAGCAAAGAGCGAGAATGGATGGAAAGCTATCTACTCCCTTATATCCGTTGTTGGTATCGTATTTATCGCTAAGGGGTATACTGCACTTCGGTTAGAGCCTGTACTTCTGTACGTACCACCTTACTGGTTAAAACATCTGACTTACTCGTTGATGCTGCCAGCTATGGTACTTTTTTTAGCTCCCTACCTACCAGGGAAAATAAAGCAAATAACCAAGCATCCCCAGCTAATTGCTGTGAAACTATGGGCAATCAGTCATCTACTGGTAAATGGCATGCTGGCCGATGTAATACTTTTCGGAGCATTTTTAATCTGGGCTGGTGCTGCCAGAGTATCGATGAAGAAAAGAACACCACGCGTGGTCCCTGGACTTAAAGTAAACGGAATAAATGACATTATTGCTATCATTCTTGGTGTGGTTTTAACAGGTTTGTTTATATTTTATCTGCACGAGTTATTGATTGGCATGCCATTGGCAACTTGA
- the etfB gene encoding electron transfer flavoprotein subunit beta has product MKILVAVKRVVDHKVNVRVKADETGIEDANVKMAINPFCEIAIEQAVRFKEQGSADEVVLVCIGPKSADVQLRAGLALGADRAILVRTDEEVQSLDVAKLLHKVVQEELPDLVLLGKQAIDTDNNQTGQMLAALTNMPQGTFASDIVFTVPNTVKVTREVDGGLVTLALILPAVITVDLRLNTPRYASLPNIMKAKRKVIKMTSPESLGVGLSPRLVTLKVESPPVRQAGIKVADVAELVDKLQQQAKVI; this is encoded by the coding sequence ATGAAGATACTGGTCGCGGTGAAGCGGGTTGTCGATCATAAGGTCAACGTCAGGGTTAAAGCGGATGAAACGGGTATTGAAGACGCGAATGTAAAAATGGCAATCAACCCATTTTGTGAAATTGCGATAGAACAAGCGGTACGTTTTAAAGAGCAGGGCTCAGCTGACGAAGTTGTCTTGGTTTGCATCGGTCCCAAATCTGCGGATGTGCAATTACGGGCTGGATTAGCCTTGGGCGCAGATCGTGCAATACTGGTTCGAACCGATGAAGAAGTTCAATCCCTTGATGTCGCAAAACTACTGCATAAAGTAGTGCAAGAAGAGTTACCTGATCTCGTCCTACTGGGTAAACAAGCCATTGATACCGACAATAACCAAACTGGACAAATGTTAGCGGCACTAACCAATATGCCACAAGGCACCTTTGCTTCTGATATCGTTTTTACCGTCCCGAATACAGTTAAAGTAACCCGAGAAGTTGATGGTGGTTTAGTCACATTAGCCTTGATTTTACCTGCTGTTATTACTGTCGATTTACGTTTAAATACACCCCGGTACGCCTCGCTACCTAATATCATGAAAGCGAAACGGAAAGTCATCAAGATGACATCTCCTGAGTCTTTGGGGGTTGGCTTATCCCCACGGCTGGTTACGCTTAAAGTCGAATCGCCTCCAGTACGTCAAGCCGGGATTAAAGTAGCTGATGTCGCAGAGCTGGTGGACAAATTACAACAGCAAGCGAAGGTGATTTAA
- the etfA gene encoding electron transfer flavoprotein subunit alpha, with the protein MAILIIAEHDNHTLQATTLSVLTAASEIVAHTNDTELHLLIIGYECQSVVAIAQGITGLSKILVADHQVYQYPLAENIAPLIVSLVREQGNCHDENKDNVKTQYSHIMTSAGTTGKDYQPRVAALLDVAQISDIIRVESADTFERLIYAGKAIVTVKSSDIIKVLTVRSSAFSAALLTVDSLVKASLEIENQVPVVELAAQADSGKSAFIKAELTQSSRPELTTAKVVISGGRGMQNADNFELLYTLAEQLNAAIGASRAAVDAGFVANDLQIGQTGKIVAPDLYIAVGISGAIQHVAGITGSKVIVAINNDPDAPIFDVADYCLVADLFEVLPELTAVLKAKN; encoded by the coding sequence ATGGCGATATTGATAATAGCAGAACATGACAACCATACACTGCAAGCCACGACGCTCAGTGTATTGACTGCGGCATCTGAGATAGTAGCGCATACCAATGATACGGAGTTGCACTTGCTTATTATCGGGTATGAATGTCAGTCTGTAGTTGCTATCGCGCAGGGCATCACGGGGTTGAGTAAAATATTGGTCGCTGATCATCAGGTTTATCAATATCCCTTAGCTGAGAATATTGCGCCGTTAATTGTTTCGTTAGTGCGAGAGCAAGGGAACTGCCACGATGAAAATAAAGATAATGTTAAGACACAATATAGCCATATAATGACATCTGCTGGAACCACAGGTAAAGACTATCAGCCCAGAGTTGCGGCCTTGCTAGATGTTGCGCAGATTTCAGATATCATCAGGGTTGAATCCGCAGATACCTTTGAACGACTTATCTATGCGGGTAAAGCCATTGTAACGGTAAAATCGAGCGATATAATCAAGGTTTTAACTGTGCGTAGTAGTGCGTTTTCAGCAGCGTTATTAACTGTAGATTCGTTAGTAAAGGCGTCGTTAGAAATTGAGAACCAAGTGCCTGTTGTCGAGTTAGCTGCGCAAGCGGATAGTGGAAAATCGGCGTTTATTAAAGCGGAATTAACGCAGTCTTCTCGACCAGAATTAACGACTGCTAAGGTTGTTATTTCGGGTGGGAGAGGGATGCAAAATGCCGATAACTTTGAACTACTTTACACACTAGCAGAGCAATTAAATGCGGCAATAGGCGCTAGTCGTGCGGCGGTCGATGCTGGGTTTGTGGCGAATGATTTACAGATAGGGCAAACAGGTAAAATTGTTGCCCCCGATCTGTACATTGCCGTGGGCATATCAGGTGCGATCCAACATGTTGCGGGTATCACTGGTAGCAAGGTAATTGTCGCCATCAATAACGATCCTGACGCCCCGATCTTTGATGTGGCAGACTATTGCTTAGTTGCTGACTTGTTCGAAGTACTGCCTGAATTAACCGCTGTGTTAAAGGCGAAGAATTAG
- the glgC gene encoding glucose-1-phosphate adenylyltransferase — MKDTLTVVLAGGMGARLAPLTDNRAKPAVPFGGKYRIIDFTLTNCLHSGLRRILVLTQYKSHSLQKHLRDGWSIFNPELGEYITVVPPQMRKGDKWYSGTADAIYQNLWLLSRSEAKYVVVLSGDHIYRMDYAPMLQRHKEIGADLSIACMEVPVTEAKKFGVMTIDENQKIIEFSDKSEHPVPLPNDPENSLASMGIYIFTTDALIDALEKDADNLNSNHDFGKDIIPRLIDKEKVYAHQFGGSTGRVTEDAYWRDVGTIDSLYQANMDLLQPVSPIDLYQRDWGIRTYEPQLPPARTTASETGNEGIFINSLISNGVLITGGSVQNSVLSSNVKIKDGATVSASILFDDVEVGEYSQLQNCIIDKHVKIPPRTKIGVNKAEDAARFTISERGIVVVPESYKFE, encoded by the coding sequence ATGAAAGATACATTAACGGTAGTCCTCGCAGGGGGAATGGGGGCACGCCTTGCTCCACTCACCGATAACAGAGCAAAACCCGCTGTGCCTTTCGGTGGAAAATATCGAATCATTGACTTTACCTTAACCAATTGCCTTCACTCTGGTCTAAGACGAATTCTGGTATTGACCCAATATAAGTCCCATTCATTGCAGAAACATTTACGTGATGGCTGGTCTATCTTCAACCCAGAGTTGGGTGAATACATTACCGTTGTTCCACCGCAAATGCGTAAAGGCGACAAGTGGTATAGCGGCACGGCAGATGCCATCTATCAAAACTTATGGTTGTTATCACGTAGCGAAGCTAAGTATGTCGTTGTTCTCTCTGGCGATCATATCTACCGAATGGATTATGCACCCATGCTGCAACGCCATAAGGAAATAGGCGCTGATTTAAGCATAGCCTGCATGGAAGTACCCGTTACAGAAGCGAAAAAATTCGGTGTAATGACGATCGACGAAAACCAAAAAATTATCGAATTTTCAGATAAATCCGAACATCCAGTTCCACTTCCCAATGACCCAGAGAATAGCTTAGCGTCGATGGGCATCTATATTTTCACTACTGATGCGTTAATTGATGCGTTAGAAAAAGACGCAGATAACCTCAATTCTAACCACGATTTTGGTAAAGATATTATTCCAAGACTAATTGATAAAGAAAAAGTCTACGCGCACCAATTTGGCGGTTCGACTGGGCGTGTTACCGAGGATGCTTACTGGCGTGATGTAGGCACCATCGATTCGTTATATCAAGCCAATATGGACTTGCTACAACCCGTTTCACCCATCGATTTGTACCAACGCGACTGGGGAATTAGAACCTACGAACCACAATTACCACCAGCAAGAACGACAGCATCGGAAACCGGTAATGAAGGGATATTTATCAATTCACTTATTTCTAACGGTGTACTTATAACAGGTGGTTCAGTACAAAATTCGGTACTATCGTCGAATGTCAAAATCAAAGACGGAGCAACCGTGTCTGCCAGTATCTTGTTTGATGATGTTGAAGTCGGCGAATACAGTCAGCTACAGAATTGTATTATCGACAAACATGTAAAAATCCCACCGAGAACAAAAATAGGGGTGAACAAAGCAGAAGACGCCGCGCGATTCACCATTTCAGAACGGGGTATTGTTGTCGTACCTGAATCTTATAAATTTGAGTGA
- the catA gene encoding catalase: MSKKLTTAAGCPVAHNQNVQTAGKRGPQLLQDVWFLEKLAHFDREVIPERRMHAKGSGAYGTFTVTHDITRFTKAKIFSAIGKKTEMFTRFTTVAGERGAADAERDIRGFAMKFYTEEGNWDLVGNNTPVFFLRDPLKFPDLNHAVKRDPRTNMRSAKNNWDFWTSLPEALHQITIVMSDRGIPATYRHMHGFGSHTYSFINSDNERFWVKFHFKSQQGIKNLSDAESEILIGKDRESHHRDLLESIDNRDFPKWTLQIQIMPEDDASKVPYNPFDLTKIWPHSDYPLMEVGEFELNRNPENFFAEVEQSAFNPASVVPGISFSPDKMLQGRLFSYGDAQRYRLGVNHHSIPVNAPRCPVHSYHRDGAMRVDGNYGGTLGYEPNDQGEWAEQPDFSEPPLSLDGAAAHWDHREDDDYFSQPGDLFRLMTAEKQAILFDNTARNLGGVPEEIQIRHLRHCFKADPDYGHGIAKLLGIDVSKYQN, translated from the coding sequence ATGAGTAAGAAATTAACGACTGCAGCTGGTTGTCCTGTTGCGCATAATCAGAACGTCCAAACGGCGGGTAAAAGAGGCCCTCAACTGCTACAAGATGTGTGGTTTTTGGAAAAATTGGCACACTTTGATCGAGAAGTGATCCCTGAGCGTCGTATGCATGCCAAAGGCTCTGGCGCTTATGGCACATTTACGGTTACCCATGATATTACTCGATTTACCAAAGCAAAGATTTTCTCGGCAATTGGTAAAAAAACAGAGATGTTTACACGGTTTACTACGGTTGCTGGTGAGCGTGGCGCCGCCGATGCCGAGCGTGATATTCGTGGTTTTGCAATGAAGTTCTATACCGAAGAAGGTAACTGGGATCTCGTTGGTAACAATACGCCAGTATTCTTCTTGCGTGATCCGCTTAAATTTCCAGATCTGAATCATGCGGTAAAACGCGATCCTAGAACGAATATGCGCAGTGCAAAAAACAACTGGGATTTCTGGACATCATTGCCTGAAGCGTTGCATCAAATCACCATAGTAATGAGCGATCGTGGTATTCCGGCAACGTATCGACATATGCACGGATTTGGTAGTCACACCTATAGCTTTATCAACAGTGATAACGAACGTTTCTGGGTGAAATTTCACTTCAAATCTCAGCAAGGTATCAAGAATCTATCAGATGCTGAGTCGGAAATATTGATCGGTAAAGACCGAGAAAGTCATCACCGTGATTTGTTAGAAAGCATTGATAATCGCGACTTCCCTAAGTGGACGTTGCAAATACAAATCATGCCAGAAGACGACGCATCTAAAGTACCTTATAACCCGTTTGATTTGACCAAAATCTGGCCACATAGCGACTATCCACTGATGGAAGTTGGTGAGTTTGAGCTAAACCGTAACCCTGAAAATTTCTTTGCCGAAGTAGAGCAATCGGCTTTTAATCCAGCAAGTGTAGTACCAGGTATCAGTTTTTCACCAGATAAAATGTTGCAAGGCCGTCTGTTCTCGTATGGCGATGCACAACGTTACCGTTTAGGGGTTAATCACCACAGTATTCCAGTTAATGCACCGCGCTGTCCTGTGCACAGTTATCACCGAGATGGTGCTATGCGTGTAGATGGTAACTATGGCGGTACGCTGGGTTATGAGCCAAACGATCAAGGGGAATGGGCTGAACAACCTGACTTCTCTGAGCCGCCGTTAAGCTTAGATGGTGCCGCAGCGCACTGGGATCATCGCGAAGATGATGATTATTTCAGTCAACCTGGTGATTTGTTCCGACTTATGACGGCAGAGAAACAAGCTATTTTGTTTGATAATACAGCGCGTAACTTAGGTGGCGTACCAGAAGAGATTCAAATCAGACATTTAAGACATTGTTTTAAAGCCGACCCTGATTATGGCCATGGCATTGCCAAATTGCTGGGGATTGATGTGAGTAAATATCAAAACTAG